The genomic window AGGAGGCCCGTCAGGAAGTCGCCGACGGAGCCGCCGGCCGACCAGTTCCACTGCTGGTAGAACGCGCCGAAGCTCTCGGTGACGGGGCTGCCGGTCGTGTCCATGTAGGTGATCGTGCCGTCGTGGCGGTCGTAGCCGGTCAGCACGACCCAGTGGAGGTCGTTGGGCAGGTGGCCGGCGGTGAAGGGGCCGAAGTCGCCGACGTCGTGGCTCTGGCCGGTGGGATTGATCAGGGCGATCACCGGCCGGCCCGTGGCCAGGATGTCCAGCACGTGGTCCAGCCCGCCGTCGCCGTAGTTCACGCTCACCCGGGACTCGAGCCGGGTGGACGGGCGGAACAGCCGGAGCGTATCGAGCAGGCTGGACGGCCGGGTGCCCATGTGGACCAGGGAGATCAGGTCGGTGTTGTGCTCGATGTAGCCGCGGACCTGCGGGTAGGTGACGTCGAAGCCGTAATACTGGAGGAACCTCGCCGCCGAGTTCGCGCCGCAGCTCCAGTCGTCGGTCTGCGCCTCGCCGCCGGGGACGCCGTGGATGGTGATCGTCTCCTGGACGCCCGTCGAGGGCGACCAGTAGAGGTCGCCGTTCTGGAAGTGGCTGATGCGGCCGCCCGTGGCATTCATCTCGTCGGAGGTCGGCAGGCCGAGGACGCCCGCCGGCCCGCCCATCGCGGCATAGCGGTCGCCGATCGCCCCGTAGACGACGTGGGCGCCCGTGGCATTCGACCAGTAGATCACGCCGTGCTGGAAGGTATTCATCCGGGCCCCGGCGACGCCCGGCACGTCCATCTCATCGGAGGTGGGCAGGCCGATCCCGCTCGCCGGGCCGCCCTGGCGGAGGTACTCGTCGCGGATCACGCCGTAGACGACGTGTGCGCCCGTGGCATTCGACCAGTAGATCGTCCCGCGCTGGAAGGTGTTCATCCGCCCGCCCGCGACGCCCGGGATGTCCACCTCGTCGGTGATCGGCAGGCCGATCCCGCTCGCCGGGCCGGCCTGATGGAGATATTCGTCGCGGATCACGCCGTAGACGACGTGGGCGCCCGTGGCATTCGACCAGTAGATCGTCCCGCCCTGGAAGGTATTCATGCGGGCCCCGGCGACCCCCGGCACGTCGACCTCGTCGGTGATCGGCAGCCCGATGCCGCTGGTCGGGCCGCCCTGATAGAGATACTCCCCGCCGATCGAGCCGTAGACCGCACGGGCGCCGGTCGCATTCGAGTAGTAGGCCGCCCCGTGCTGGAAGGTGTTCATCCGGCCGCCCGCGACGCCCGGGATGTTGACCTCATCGGAGGTCGGCAGGCCGAGCGGGCCGGCCGGCCCGCCCTGGGCGACGTAATCCACCCCGATCGAGCCGTAGACGACGTGGGCCCCCGTCGCGTTGGACCAGTAGATCGTCCCGCCCTGGAACGTCGCCCGGTCGGCGCCGGTGACGCCCGCGATGCTCGCCTCGTCGGCGGTCGGCAGGCCGAGGATCGCCTTGACGTTGGTCCCGTTGACGTCGCCCTCGTTGCCCGTCGCCAGGTACTCGTTGGCGACCGCGGTCGTGACGCTGTGCGCCCCCGTGGCGGCCGACCAGAGGATCGTCCCGTGCTGGAAGTTCTGCATCCGGCCCCCGCCGATGCCGGCAACCGCCACCTCCTCGCCCGTCGGCAGGCCGAGGCTCCCCGCGGGCCCGCCCAGCGCCTTGTACTTCGCCGCGATGCTCTCCGACACCGCATGCGCCCCGGTGCCGCTGGCGTAATAGATGGTCCCGCCCTGGAACGTCGCCATGCGCGCCCCGCTGACCCCGGCCACGCTCGCCTCGTCGGCGGTCGGCAGGCCCAGCACCCTCTGGAGGTTCTTGCCGGACGCGTCGGTCTCCTTCGCCGTCGCCAGGTACTCGTTGGCGATGGCCGTCGAGACGCTGTGTGCCCCGGCGGTCGCGGACCAGAAGACCGTCCCGTTCTTGAAGGCCTGGGAGCGGGCCCCGCTCACCCCGGACACGTTCGCCTCGTCGGCGGTCGGCAGGCCGAGGCTCCCCGACGGCCCGCCCAGGGCCGCGAATTTCGCGGCGATGCTCCCCGCGATGGCGTGCGCACCGGCCGAGCTCGACCAGTAGATCGTCCCGTGCTGGAACGACTCCATCCGCCCGCCGCTCACCCCGGCGATGGCCACCTCCTCGCCCGTCGGCAGGCCGAGGCTCCCCGCGGGCCCGCCCAGCGCCTTGTACTTCGCGGCGATGCTCTCCGACACCGCATGCGCCCCGGTGCCGCTGGCGTAATAGATGGTCCCGCCCTGGAACGTCGCCATGCGCGCCCCGCTGACCCCGGCCACGCTCGCCTCGTCGGCCGTCGGCAGGCCCAGGACCGTCTGGAGGTTCTTGCCGGACGCGTCGGTCTCCTTCGCCGTCGCCAGGTATTCGTTGGCGATGGCCGTCGAGACGCTATGCGCCCCGGTCGCGCCCGACCAGAGGATCGTCCCGTGCTGGAACGACTCCATCCGCCCGCCGCTCACCCCGGCGATGGCCACCTCCTCGCCCGTCGGCAGGCCCAGGCCCCCGGCGGGCCCGCCCAGCGCCTTGTACTTCGCCGCGATGCTCTCCGACACCGCGTGGGCCCCGGTGCCGCTGGAGGAGTAGATCACCCCGCCCTGGAACGTCGCCATGCGCCCCCCGCTCACCCCGGACACGTTCGCCTCGTCGGCGGTCGGCAGGCCCAGCACCCTCTGGAGGTTCTTGCCGGACGCGTCGGTCTCCTTCGCGGTCGCCGCGTACTCGGTCGCGACCGCCTTCGAGACGGCGTGGGCGCCGGTGGAGGTCGACCAGTAGATCGCCCCGCCCTGGAAGGTCTCGTACTTGCCGCCGGGGACGCTGGTGGCGATCTCGGCCGAGGTCGACTTGCCGAGGAAGCTGCTCGCCCCGCCGAGGGCCGCGTACTTGGCCGCGATCGGGTCGATGCCGCTCAGGAGCTGCCGCGGTTCCATGGCCTCCATCCCGAGGACGGCCTTGCGCCCGCGGCGGAGCTCCCGGTGATTCGGACGGATCGAGGCGGAGACGCGGAGATTCGAGTTCTTCGACATGATGGCCTCGGGACTCTTCGTGGTGTTGCGGATCTTCCGGGATGGCTCGCCCCGCCCGCGATTCGGGGGGAGGCGACCGCCGACACCCGGGAATTGGGAATTCCCGCCCGAGGCCCGAAATCAAAATCGCGAGAAATCCCGAGGAACGCCGAACTCCAATCGCAAGCCCCTATGAGGTAAGACATTCCGCCCGACACACGCGGCCAGGACGGGCCGAATGCGCGACGCATACGCATCGGGCCAAGCCCCGGACGGCGGGGCCCCGACCCTCGCAGGGTGCATCTCGACGCACCGGACCGCCGCGTCATGAAGACGATGCGGCGACAGGGCGGACGTGGGCCTCCGTGCGGGACGGCCGGGGCCCTTCGCGGTGCCGGGCCGGTCCGGTGCGTCGAGACGCACCCTGCGAGGGTCGGACCGATTCATGGCGGCTCAACCGCACGCCCGTCGCGTTGCGCGGGCCCGCGTCCCGTCACGCCCCGTTCACCGGACGACCTGCGAGAACCCGCCCCCGCCCCCCGCGCCGGCCGGCGACCCTGGGACAACGCTCACGGATACCTGGACGGGGCCCCGATAGGGGGCCCGGAGCGTGAGCGTCAAGCGGTGCGTGGCCGCGACATACCGGACGCTCCCGATGATGAGCTTCCGGGTGAAGGCGAGCCTCCCGCGCCGGAGGACCCCGCCCAGGACGCGATAGAGCGACGGGTTCGCGACCGGGGCGGGGGCCATCGCCTCGCTGAAGGCGATCGTCACCGCGCCCACCTTCCCGTCCCGTCGCGTCACGCCGACCACGCCGAGGACCGAGGGCGGGGCCGCCGCGACGCCCCCTCCTGCCTGCGCCTCGCCCCCGCCGCCGGCCGGGCCGACGCCCCCGCCGGCCTTCGCCGGCGTCACGGCGACCGTGTTCGAGTCCGGCGACACCCACGCGGGCGTCGCGGACGAGGGGCCGAGGATGGCCGCGTGCACCCGGAACCAGTACGTGGCCCCGGAGGCCGCGAGGCCCGGGACCGCGTAGGCCGTCGTCCCCGGGCCCAGCGTGGCGATCGTCGCGAAGCTCGACCCGTCGAGGCTCTCCTCGACGAAGGACGTGGCCGCGCCGCCGGTCGGGTCGTCCCAGGACAGGGTCAGCGCCCCGGTGCCGTCCGGGAGCAGGGACGAGGTCAGCGCGATCGGCGGGGCCTGCGGCATCGCCACGGCGACGGCCGCCGTGCCGCCGCGGGCCCCGTTGACGACGACCCGATAGGAGGCCAGGCTCCCCGGCGGGACGGCCGGATCCACGAAGCTCGCGGTCCCGGCGGCGACCGCCGCGATCGGCTGGAAGGCCGAGCCGTCGAGCGACCGCTCGACCAGCGAGCCCAGCAGGTAGGACGGCCGGACGCGCCGCGGGCTCGCGTCGGCCCAGCTCAGCCGCACCGTCGAAGGCCCCTGCGCGGCGGCCGACAGGTCCGCGGGCGCCGGGTATTGCAGGCTCACGACGACCTGCACCGGGGCGGAGGCGCTGACCTGCTGCCCGTAATACGCCGCGACGCGGTATTCGGCCGTCCCGGCCGCCCCGAGGCCGGCGCCGGCGTCCGCGTAGCTCGTCGCCCCCGGGTCCAGCGTCGCGACCACCGAGAACGGGCCGCCGTCGAGCGAGCGC from Aquisphaera giovannonii includes these protein-coding regions:
- a CDS encoding M12 family metallopeptidase, whose protein sequence is MPGAPDPSGRKARTGAGGRPRAASRRAVAPSWEPLESRLLPSCVVSNIWPTNQIPYAIDPSIAPAQAAVIAEAIDEYHDMTTVQWVPRAGQASYVLFRSEGYSLVETASVGYNQAVDYVDVSSAFDASTGVPLMLHEMGHVLGLLHEQQRYDRDDHVIVNWQAIDPAHDDAFAKVSNPIFDVGPYDVSSIMQYDSGAFSVGGRPAITRRDGSLIDQATTLSAEDVSTIDGLYPAPAGQAQVPRLVAAAGASPGEIDVSWFDTNGGRATYTVVRAAPGQAFRPIATLPAGSTRFKDGTAAAGTVYQYRVTSQIGQGTSPASRIVSAATIPAPPAGVAAAFEYPGPVTLSWSDPSGGLAGTRIERSLDGGPFSVVATLDPGATSYADAGAGLGAAGTAEYRVAAYYGQQVSASAPVQVVVSLQYPAPADLSAAAQGPSTVRLSWADASPRRVRPSYLLGSLVERSLDGSAFQPIAAVAAGTASFVDPAVPPGSLASYRVVVNGARGGTAAVAVAMPQAPPIALTSSLLPDGTGALTLSWDDPTGGAATSFVEESLDGSSFATIATLGPGTTAYAVPGLAASGATYWFRVHAAILGPSSATPAWVSPDSNTVAVTPAKAGGGVGPAGGGGEAQAGGGVAAAPPSVLGVVGVTRRDGKVGAVTIAFSEAMAPAPVANPSLYRVLGGVLRRGRLAFTRKLIIGSVRYVAATHRLTLTLRAPYRGPVQVSVSVVPGSPAGAGGGGGFSQVVR